The Prinia subflava isolate CZ2003 ecotype Zambia chromosome 13, Cam_Psub_1.2, whole genome shotgun sequence genome contains a region encoding:
- the LOC134557445 gene encoding fibulin-7-like, protein MLLIPLPAWLALGILQLPLGSSQECLNWQQALSVVRQMQKLLVAQEAAHLQGTRGLRHQLSILQSRLQRPATKHNEVCPQLAVPLHGRMLGRSLRVGHEVHFVCDAGFRLVGSETRACRHNRTWSGTQPFCRSIDDCSSNPCANSGTCVDGNQSYTCLCPPGWSGPSCQSPIYSYWVTLSNTSFSRQPRCAEGRSGSRRCSCDTGFQLQPGGVCQDVDECQLYQSSPQTQICLHDCLNLPGSYRCLCPPGYLLHADRNACEDVNECAGKQHNCSQGDLCINTFGGHRCVRPKCPPPRHNTSYVKTSAFQCERNPCPMDSRACHLAASSISFHYLPLQANRTVPRVLFKMSTTRFVGDSLRFAITGGRGQGVFAVRRSDRQTGELLLTSPVAGPATLEVELEMSEFSQKILLGKHIFKVTVFVSPYVF, encoded by the exons ATGCTCCTCATcccactgccagcctggctggccctgggcatcctgcagctgccccttggcAGCTCCCAG GAATGCCTGAACTGGCAGCAGGCGCTCAGCGTGGTGCGGCAGATGCAGaagctgctggtggcacaggaGGCTGCCCACCTGCAGGGCACACGTGGGCTCCGGCACCAGCTTTCCATCCTCCAGAGCCGCCTCCAGAGACCGGCCACCAAACACAACG AGGTCTGTccacagctggcagtgcccctgcATGGACGGATGCTGGGCCGGAGCCTGCGGGTGGGCCACGAGGTTCACTTCGTCTGCGACGCCGGCTTCCGGCTGGTGGGCTCGGAGACACGCGCCTGCCGCCACAACCGCACGTGGAGCGGCACCCAGCCCTTCTGCAGAA GTATTGATGACTGCTCCAGTAACCCGTGTGCCAACAGCGGGACCTGCGTGGATGGCAACCAGAGCTACACGTGCCTCTGCCCCCCAGGCTGGTCAGGCCCCAGCTGCCAGAGCCCCATCTACTCCT aCTGGGTGACACTGAGCAACACCTCCTTCAGCCGCCAGCCCCGCTGTGCTGAGGGCCGCTCGGGCTCCCGGCGCTGCAGCTGTGACACCGgcttccagctgcagcctggtggCGTGTGCCAAG ATGTGGACGAATGCCAGCTCTACCAGTCCAGCCCCCAGACGCAGATTTGCCTCCATGACTGCCTCAACCTCCCTGGCTCCTATCGCTGCCTCTGTCCCCCTGGGTATCTGCTCCATGCTGACCGCAACGCCTGTGAGG ACGTGAATGAgtgtgctgggaagcagcacaaCTGCAGCCAGGGTGACCTCTGCATCAACACCTTCGGGGGCCACCGCTGTGTGCGCCCCAAGTGCCCCCCACCGCGCCACAACACCAGCTATGTCAAGACCTCTGCCTT CCAGTGCGAGAGGAACCCCTGCCCCATGGACAGCCGAGCCTGCCacctggctgccagctccatCTCCTTCCACTACCTGCCGCTCCAGGCCAACCGCACTGTGCCCCGCGTCCTCTTCAAGATGTCCACCACCCGCTTCGTGGGTGACAGCCTGCGCTTCGCCATCACGGGTGGCCGGGGCCAGGGCGTCTTCGCCGTGCGCCGCTCCGACCGGCAGAcgggagagctgctgctcaccaGCCCCGTGGCAGGGCCAGCCACGCTGGAGGTGGAGCTGGAGATGAGCGAGTTCTCCCAAAAAATCCTCCTGGGCAAGCACATCTTCAAGGTCACAGTCTTTGTGTCCCCGTATGTGTTTTGA
- the LOC134557448 gene encoding C-type lectin domain family 18 member C-like, which translates to MFNSWGRRKAGSRGPLAAPGPRLPVSRCPKVGAACDPCSCCAHTPSPARQRGWGRARRADPAAGHPGGAAARGPGSCLPHSLQRATVLTELLLTRQAFVPAAQRCLSGVLNRIKSCSQTHTRTQERAAELAPKAGLLRAARLSPVLPPEPGGLLPHPGTYMKLLVLLVCILLVWRVGETRSDAPEKLSPLAPGALSTKETFLVLSLHNKLRSKVQPPAANMQKLEWSEELGRQAGARAASCLEGPVPPPSPQLGWSEVLLPAGAGGFGAVLELWFAERQRYDYRTGRCARNATCSHYTQLVWATAGQLGCGRHHCPGPQGPSEAFACAYSPGGNWEVAGTPILPYKQGPWCSLCTAGLSGCFKSWDHSGGLCEVPRNPCRMSCRNSGRLDMSSCQCSCPPGYTGRYCQVRCSGQCLHGRFRKEECSCLCDAGYGGAECGSESAPTCVLWGGIRDPQAGDPKEGNMFLCGPISAGTRTHLLLPVSPAKIHFPFHACDVRIDSDCFMVSPEADTYYGAKIKCQEKGAMLAQIRNQKVQDILSFYLSRLEMGNRVTDTDFETGNFWIGLTYKTSKASFRWDVGEPSSFTSFAFGQPDNQGFGNCVEMQASAAFNWNDQRCKTRNRYICQFAQEHIALWQRDP; encoded by the exons ATGTTTAATTCATGGGGCAGGAGgaaggctggcagcaggggccCCCTCGCCGCCCCAGGCCCTCGGCTTCCAGTCTCCCGCTGTCCCAAAGTGGGTGCCGCTTGCgacccctgctcctgctgcgcTCACACCCCGAGCCCGGCtcggcagcggggctggggcagagcacgGAGGGCTGACCCCGCTGCGGGACATCCCGGCGGGGCTGCAGCCCGGGGCCCCGGGAGTTGTCTGCCACATTCGCTCCAGCGAGCAACTGTTTTGACAGAGCTATTACTCACCCGTCAAGCTTTTGTTCCCGCTGCCCAGCGGTGCCTGTCTGGAGTCCTGAATAGGATCAAATCCTGCAGCCAGACACACACACGCACGCAGGAGCGAGCGGCTGAGCTCGCCCcaaaggcagggctgctgcGGGCGGCTCGGCTCTCCCCAGTCCTCCCTCCGGAGCCTGGGGGTCTGCTCCCCCATCCCGGGACCTACATGAAGCTCTTGGTCCTGCTGGTTTGCATCCTCCTGGTGTGGAGGGTGGGTGAGACGAGGTCGGATGCTCCAGAAAAGCTGTCCCCGCTGGCTCCAGGAG CTCTCAGCACGAAGGAGACCTTCCTGGTGCTCTCACTGCACAACAAGCTGAGGAGCAAAGTGCAGCCCCCTGCTGCCAACATGCAGAAGCTG GAGTGGAGCGAGGAGCTGGGGCGGCAGGCGGGGGCACGGGCAGCCAGCTGCCTGGAGGGTCCGGTCCCACCACCAtccccacagctgggctggagcgAGGTCCTGCTGCCGGCGGGCGCCGGAGGCTTCGGGGCCGTGCTGGAGCTCTGGTTTGCTGAGAGACAACGCTACGACTACAGGACGGGGCGCTGCGCCCGCAACGCCACCTGCAGCCATTACACCCAG CTGGTGTGGGCCACAGCGGGGCAGCTGGGCTGCGGCCGGCACCACTGCCCAGGCCCCCAGGGCCCCAGCGAGGCCTTCGCCTGCGCCTACTCGCCGGG GGGCAACTGGGAGGTGGCCGGGACGCCCATCCTGCCCTACAAGCAGGGACCCTGGTGCTCCCTCTGCACCGCTGGCCTCTCTGGCTGCTTCAAGTCCTGGGACCACAGCGGCGGGCTCTGCG AGGTGCCCAGGAACCCCTGTCGCATGAGCTGCAGAAACAGTGGGCGCCTCGACATGAGCAGCTGCCAGTGCAGCTGTCCCCCCGGCTACACGGGCAGGTACTGCCAAG TGAGGTGCAGCGGGCAGTGCCTCCACGGAAGGTTCCGGAAGGAGGAGTGCTCCTGCCTCTGCGACGCGGGCTACGGTGGAGCTGAGTGTGGCAGTGAGTCTGCGCCCACCTGCGTGCTGTGGGGTGGCATCAGGGATCCACAGGCGGGGGATCCCAAAGAGGGGAATATGTTCCTCTGTGGGCCCATCTCTGCTGGCACAAGGAcccacctgctcctgcctgtgtccccagcaaAGATCCATTTCCCCTTCCATGCCTGTGATGTGCGGATAGACAGCGACTGCTTCATGGTGTCCCCTGAAGCCGACACCTACTATGGAGCCAAAATTAAATGCCAG GAGAAAGGAGCCATGCTGGCCCAGATAAGAAACCAGAAGGTTCAGGACATCCTGTCGTTCTACCTCAGCCGCTTGGAGATGGGTAACAGGGTGACAGACACTGATTTTGAGACTGGAAACTTCTGGATCG GTCTCACCTACAAGACATCCAAGGCTTCCTTCCGCTGGGATGTGGGTGAGCCATCCTCGTTCACCAGCTTCGCTTTCGGGCAGCCAGACAACCAGGG GTTTGGGAACTGTGTGGAGATGCAAGCATCAGCTGCCTTCAACTGGAATGACCAGCGCTGCAAGACCCGAAACCGGTACATCTGCCAGTTCg CCCAGGAACACATCGCCCTGTGGCAGAGGGACCCCTGA
- the LOC134557810 gene encoding RNA-binding Raly-like protein, translating into MALFQGRATSWTILQLVSNCDLDCDLCRDDFPYRVYEYQKIPPLINRIPVKTRRTHLGAGSKSSLSPQPGMRSSTSSTTGQTKLQAEELHSIKGELSQIKAQVDSLLESLDHTDQRREHFTESKESEKKKRAEPGTETLSPVGEGSLELRGKEGMGVDGDSDLHNIGSAEESTDTEETVKTHMLDPKGSQ; encoded by the exons aTGGCGCTCttccagggcagagccacctcCTGGACCATTCTGCAGCTTGT cagtaACTGTGACCTGGACTGTGATCTCTGCAGGGATGACTTCCCGTACCG GGTATATGAGTACCAGAAGATCCCCCCACTCATTAACCGCATCCCAGTCAAGACCAGGCGGACTCACTTGGGAGCAGGAAGCAAGAGCAGCCTGAGTCCCCAGCCTGGGatgaggagcagcaccagctccacaACAGGACAGACAAAGT TGCAAGCTGAAGAGCTGCACTCCATCAAGGGGGAGCTGAGCCAGATCAAGGCACAGGTGGACAGTCTGCTGGAGAGCCTGGACCACACAGACCAGCGGAGAGAGCATTTCACAG AGTCCAAGGAGAGTGAGAAGAAGaagagggcagagccagggacagAGACACTATCCCCAGTGGGAGAGGGGTCACTGGAGTTgcgggggaaggaggggatggGGGTTGATGGGGACAGCGACCTGCACAACATCGGCAGTGCGGAGgagagcacagacacagaggaGACG GTGAAAACCCACATGTTGGACCCCAAGGGGAGCCAGTAG
- the EXOSC6 gene encoding exosome complex component MTR3, which produces MPLDHRRLCGPEESQPPALWAGTAAEDEEDEEGAGAAPRDPCALRPLFARAGLLSQAQGSAYVELGSGTKVLCAAWGPREAAEPGPGRLLCEFRRAPFAGRGARGRPGAAAEREAEREAAAALREALEPAVRLGRYPRARLAVSALLLQDGGSALAAAISAAALALADAGVEMYDLAVGCALCRPPAPAASWMLQPAEPEERRAAARLTLALLPALNQVSAVLGGGRGGPPEDWAQALRLGLDGCHRQYPVLRQSLLRAAQRRDAAAAAATATAAAATSA; this is translated from the coding sequence ATGCCGCTGGATCACCGCCGCCTGTGCGGCCCGGAGGAGTCGCAGCCGCCGGCGCTGTGGGCAGGGACCGCGGCCGAGGATGAGGAGGACGAGGagggcgcgggggcggcgccGCGGGACCCCTGTGCCCTGCGGCCGCTGTTCGCACGGGCCGGGCTGCTGAGCCAGGCGCAGGGCTCGGCCTACGTGGAGCTGGGCAGCGGCACCAAGGTGCTCTGCGCCGCCTGGGGCCCGCGGGAGGCGgccgagcccggcccgggccggcTGCTCTGCGAGTTCCGCCGGGCGCCCTTCGCGGGGCGtggggcgcggggccggccgggcgcggcggcggagcgggagGCGgagcgggaggcggcggcggcgctgcgggaGGCGCTGGAGCCGGCGGTGCGGCTGGGCCGCTACCCGCGGGCCCGCCTGGCCGTCAGcgcgctgctgctgcaggacgGGGGCTCGGCGCTGGCCGCCGCCATCAGCGCCGCCGCGCTGGCGCTGGCGGACGCGGGCGTGGAGATGTACGACCTGGCCGTGGGCTGCGCGCTGTGCCGgccgcccgcgcccgccgcctCATGGATGCTGCAGCCCGCCGAGCCCGAGGagcgccgcgccgccgcccgcctcacgctggccctgctgcccgcCCTCAACCAGGTGTCGGCCGTGCtgggcggcggccgcggcggcccGCCCGAGGACTGGGCGCAAGCCCTGCGACTCGGCCTCGATGGCTGCCACCGGCAGTACCCGGTGCTGCGGCAGAGCCTGCTGCGGGCCGCCCAGCGCCGCgatgccgccgccgccgccgccaccgccacTGCTGCCGCCGCCACCAGCGCCTGA